ACAAGTGTACAACAGAGCGGGAACAGATCACGTTAAATTCATATCTGGATACATCAAGTACTGGCATCTTCTAAGTGAATAATACCAAACTACTCCAGTAGTGGGAGCATAACGGACACGGTATATTTCAATAATAAATACGCGgtcatattattttattagaaaTTCTCAGAAAGTAATGAGTTCATATATTAATCCCGACTATTCTATAGGTCGCAACCTGCGACAGAGACAAAGGAGAATAGGCGTTTATAACGCAAATGAAGGAATAGATtcagacaaaaataaaagaaatgggAAGAAGAAAGGGCAATGCTTCGGAAAAAATAGCGCGTATGATGAATACGGAAATATCCGCATCAACGGTCTAGATATTTGtgagaaa
This sequence is a window from Drosophila suzukii unplaced genomic scaffold, CBGP_Dsuzu_IsoJpt1.0 scf_20, whole genome shotgun sequence. Protein-coding genes within it:
- the LOC118879723 gene encoding ARL14 effector protein-like; translation: MSSYINPDYSIGRNLRQRQRRIGVYNANEGIDSDKNKRNGKKKGQCFGKNSAYDEYGNIRINGLDICDCLNKECEGCWYECRSCGSTRCGPQCRSNRKFFYEGITYDGKDLSMHNKYIPK